From the Leishmania panamensis strain MHOM/PA/94/PSC-1 chromosome 31 sequence genome, one window contains:
- a CDS encoding hypothetical protein (TriTrypDB/GeneDB-style sysID: LpmP.31.0950) — protein sequence MTSYSSTFPNAKVKALTSISAAAPTTSGIDSCSFEVVAGDYVPNAQRETGYRPGPYSPKPLFADPNASTRLPPFHQEEEWGQLGSAHAASGGTQGRFHPHGFSPVSDAPSYDVLPLNNCSPPLPPPPPPPINVGMDGLLQTRSDGGVNPYTYRGPNADYTSRKQNRLHQDFKALPKEERQRLVEREAATSDLLARTVHLRFLPLTMLQSELGAICTECGEYLRVRICGNSTNNQNWIYGFVEFSTTAGAEAMMRRSGMELNNGPGRPPLRLKCNSAKQPIVDRVFHDADPATGTPCIFGLGNFAKRTLGDALESYYNLKEKEAQQLQDPSTTPFTTSVSPNLAAAVARAPIRLSPHARAFQPSSSPLLGAEFLPGVHHAATGTPAGRPSGDHWTSSPLPAVVAALKAESDAASTDSATGVISTVTKHYTSGTQDPSPSLSTPPRVMQVPNQGWSTLDTAAYSSGALPNAMPGQPVTSKSAALWRCASAGANAVVTPHETIALAPSVSSDRASSVLPDFLLPPSNAVGFPTHTDLAGNELSLALQNMMLTGSATDGDEVLERGRELTLRAIGQAHCFLNSQQGFYDAMGTLRSLVELLDCHAAVTGSAVATGAGDHTAELPQRATQLRLLANLMMALLYMMKRNLSDALPYIHAVVMSCNEIPVVCLWKTQQQQQQQPSQQNVNGGKLERLSDRQQLQGLAVGDGLYDKTVETGGYGCFGAPSSFLEAVLESIREEENGHEEGSKSASASNSNNGDTASTSSSEAQALLRRDQNFHRYVLNVLVAIGLSMEEVQPVITRSTYALAAGRARDILGTASADLDECLESTTPNPHLCDRLYGPVPNINNSTGSSKRDITFFPRVFFTTAEAMRQEVLRMADTEVFWQRLPPKQCVQCYAE from the coding sequence ATGACTTCGTACTCTAGCACGTTCCCCAATGCGAAGGTGAAGGCGTTGACTTccatcagcgctgctgctcccaccACCTCAGGCATTGATTCGTGCAGCTTTGAGGTCGTTGCCGGCGATTACGTGCCCAATGCCCAGAGGGAGACGGGCTACCGCCCTGGACCGTACTCGCCGAAGCCACTCTTTGCCGACCCAAACGCCAGCACGCGGCTTCCGCCGTTTCAccaagaggaggagtggggccAGCTGGGaagcgcgcacgcagcaaGCGGTGGTACCCAAGGTCGTTTCCACCCACACGGCTTCTCTCCTGTGTCGGATGCCCCCAGCTACGACGTGCTGCCCTTGAATAACTGCAGcccacctctgccaccgccaccaccgccgccgatcAACGTGGGGATGGACGGTCTTCTGCAGACACGCAGTGATGGCGGTGTGAACCCGTACACGTACCGCGGCCCAAACGCCGACTACACGAGCCGCAAGCAGAACCGACTTCACCAGGATTTCAAGGCCCTCCCGAAAGAGGAGCGTCAGCGTTTGGTGGAGCGTGAGGCGGCAACGTCTGACTTGCTGGCTCGAACGGTGCACCTGCGCTTCTTGCCATTGACGATGCTGCAGAGCGAGCTGGGGGCGATCTGCACTGAGTGCGGCGAGTACCTGCGCGTCCGCATCTGCGGCAATTCAACGAACAACCAAAACTGGATCTACGGCTTTGTTGAGTTCTCTACCACGGCGGGCGCCGAGGCgatgatgcggcgcagcggtaTGGAACTCAACAACGGACCAGGTCGCCCGCCACTGCGGCTCAAGTGCAATAGCGCAAAGCAGCCTATTGTGGATCGTGTCTTCCATGATGCCGACCCCGCGACTGGCACCCCGTGCATCTTCGGCCTCGGGAACTTTGCCAAGCGCACCCTCGGCGACGCCCTCGAGAGCTACTACAACCtcaaggagaaggaggcacagCAGTTGCAGGACCCATCGACAACCCCGTTCACCACGAGTGTTTCTCCAAACttggccgctgctgtggctcgGGCGCCAATTCGGCTGAGCCCCCATGCGCGTGCCTTTCagccgtcctcgtcgccgctgctgggggcGGAGTTCCTTCCTGGGGTTCATCACGCTGCTACTGGCACCCCGGCAGGTAGGCCCAGTGGTGACCACTGGacctcttctccacttccCGCTGTCGTTGCAGCACTCAAGGCCGAGTCGGATGCTGCAAGCACGGACTCTGCAACGGGTGTGATTTCGACCGTCACGAAGCACTACACCTCTGGCACGCAAGAcccgtcgccgtcgttgaGCACACCGCCTCGCGTAATGCAGGTGCCAAACCAGGGCTGGTCCACTCTCGACACGGCAGCCTACAGCAGCGGAGCTCTCCCCAACGCGATGCCTGGCCAGCCTGTGACCTCCAAGTCGGCAGCACTGTGGCGTTGCGCATCCGCCGGCGCTAACGCGGTCGTGACCCCACATGAGACAATTGCCTTGGCACCCTCTGTGTCCTCGGACcgtgccagcagcgtcttGCCTGACTTCCTGCTGCCCCCATCGAACGCTGTGGGGTttcccacgcacacagactTGGCCGGAAACGAGCTCTCTCTGGCACTGCAAAACATGATGTTGACCGGGTCTGCCACAGACGGTGACGAGGTTCTCGAGCGCGGACGGGAGCTAACGCTGCGGGCTATCGGGCAGGCCCACTGCTTCTTGAACTCACAGCAGGGTTTCTACGACGCCATGGGTACCCTCCGCTCGCTGGTGGAGCTCCTGGACTGTCATGCGGCGGTGACGGGTAGCGCAGTGGCGACGGGGGCTGGCGACCACACTGCTGAACTCCCCCAACgcgcgacgcagctgcgtctACTCGCCAATCTTatgatggcgctgctgtacatGATGAAGCGCAACCTCAGCGACGCGCTCCCATACATCCACGCTGTGGTAATGAGCTGCAACGAAATCCCTGTCGTGTGCCTGTggaagacgcagcagcagcagcagcagcagccgtcgcaGCAAAATGTGAACGGTGGAAAGTTGGAGAGGCTCAGTGACAGACAGCAATTGCAGGGGTTGGCTGTTGGCGACGGCTTGTACGACAAGACGGTGGAGACGGGCGGCTACGGCTGCTTTGGCGCACCGTCCAGCTTCCTGGAGGCTGTGCTGGAAAGCAtccgagaggaggagaacgggCACGAAGAGGGGTCTAAAAGCGCCTCAgcgagcaacagcaacaacggcGACACCGCGAGCACCTCGTCTTCTGAGGCGCAGGCACTGCTTCGGCGCGATCAGAACTTCCATCGCTACGTGCTGAATGTCCTCGTGGCGATTGGCCTCTcgatggaggaggtgcagcccGTGATCACGCGGAGCACGTACGCCTTGGCGGCTGGTCGCGCGCGTGATATACTAGGCACGGCCTCTGCAGACCTGGACGAATGCCTTGAGTCGACAACTCCGAATCCACACCTGTGCGATCGGCTCTACGGTCCTGTGCCAAACATCAACaacagcaccggcagcagcaagcgcgATATCACCTTTTTCCCACGCGTCTTCTTCAcgacggcggaggcgatgcgtCAGGAGGTGCTTCGCATGGCGGACACGGAGGTGTTTTGGCAGCGCTTGCCACCGAAACAGTGTGTGCAGTGCTACGCCGAGTAA
- a CDS encoding hypothetical protein (TriTrypDB/GeneDB-style sysID: LpmP.31.0960): MTYDANMVNSTACDFDRGYMAECTLNDVLLVVSSSGGATTPNTAKGASSKSGGCCGGGSDDCRMRVANNALTSFTVRLVRTVAAMRCGCGCSGVSCCSCYKCWMELPESIESAACTGGGVSPEGCAIGAAGAVIAAGGCTNSSIGDAGSAMAAYPSGYCGDSTATQRQPRAALSTFADLQTLLVHPGNDVPLDAMQKLASAFQGLGDCAGTHKGQLDKPSIGRQAEAMVLAVMHHTSHLAPDTRIQGILCELKQLLAFLDSNAAVTDGAAQTGSGDCTTTLPQHVMQVRMLANIAGAVLCLLRRSAEVAMPYVRGDTRHFCADSALRAAVACSEA; the protein is encoded by the coding sequence ATGACGTACGATGCCAACATGGTGAACAGCACCGCGTGTGACTTCGATCGCGGTTACATGGCAGAGTGCACACTCAACGATGTGTTGCTGGTGgtaagcagcagcggcggcgccacaaCACCAAACACAGCAAAGGGCGCAAGCAGCAAGAGCGgaggctgctgtggcggcggctcggACGATTGTCGCATGAGGGTAGCGAACAATGCGCTAACCTCATTCACAGTGCGCTTAGTTCGCACGGTTGCCGCAATGAGGTGCGGGTGCGGTTGCTCTGGTGttagctgctgcagctgctacaAGTGCTGGATGGAGTTGCCGGAGTCCATTGAAAGCGCCGCCTGTACTGGCGGAGGGGTTTCACCAGAAGGATGTGCCATAGGGGCCGCAGGTGCAGTTATAGCTGCCGGTGGATGCACTAACAGCTCTATTGGTGATGCTGGATCAGCAATGGCAGCGTACCCTAGTGGGTACTGCGGTGACTCGActgcgacgcagcggcaaccGAGAGCAGCGCTCTCCACATTCGCGGACCTTCAGACACTGCTCGTGCACCCTGGCAATGACGTGCCACTCGACGCTATGCAGAAGCTTGCCTCCGCCTTTCAAGGCCTTGGCGACTGTGctggcacacacaaaggacAGCTGGATAAACCGTCGATTGGGCGGCAGGCGGAGGCCATGGTGCTTGCGGTGATGCACCACACCAGCCACCTCGCGCCCGACACGCGGATTCAGGGAATCTTGTGcgagctgaagcagctgctcgccttCCTCGACTCAAACGCAGCCGTGACGGATGGCGCCGCGCAGACTGGATCTGGGGACTGTACCACGACTCTCCCTCAGCATGTTATGCAAGTGAGGATGCTGGCGAACATCGCTGGTGCTGTTCtgtgcctgctgcgccgcagtgcCGAGGTTGCCATGCCGTACGTAAGAGGCGATACTCGTCACTTTTGCGCAGATTCCGCTCTCCGCGCTGCCGTTGCGTGCTCGGAGGCGTGA
- a CDS encoding hypothetical protein (TriTrypDB/GeneDB-style sysID: LpmP.31.0970): MHPSRTVRFETAASYMRISSRPSIRGVYFHSAAKTVAAAFANSGTSHAVPYKGTVVRPPSRGPASQPGARPSAVLSAAEVTIAMQLVAEKEEPAKTRASQTTDVANQSAAPATSNKVPALHLTPAHWEAACGADAAHPTANGSEAGGAKKTSGRRRGSAKAAWTEGGPQQQQRAKAVAQVAVNVTKAKKAANAAKKVQVEEEKCDTMKLTARPQDLLRKKATATKAARAAAKSEGWAAAVRKESLNRKSAKKISKATVAAKTEGAEHGATVYPRVEEQPVAAAAALAEPVCTHEKEDFAAEAEYAGPEVTDAEEMEPPEESTECRAELSS, from the coding sequence ATGCATCCTTCGCGCACCGTTCGGTTTGAAACCGCAGCGTCATACATGCGCATATCGAGCCGCCCATCCATCCGTGGCGTGTACTTCCACAGTGCTGCGAAGACTGTGGCAGCCGCCTTTGCGAATAGCGGCACATCACATGCCGTGCCCTACAAGGGTACGGTGGTGCGTCCCCCGTCACGCGGTCCCGCTTCGCAGCCTGGGGCTCGCCCAAGCGCGGTTCTCAGCGCGGCTGAGGTGACGATCGCCATGCAGCTGGTCGCTGAGAAGGAAGAGCCTGCTAAGACACGGGCTTCCCAGACGACAGACGTGGCCAACCAGAGTGCCGCGCCGGCGACGAGCAATAAGGTGCCAGCACTGCACCTCACACCCGCGCACTGGGAGGCGGCATGCGGGGCCGATGCAGCGCACCCGACTGCGAATGGAAGTGAGGCAGGCGGAGCCAAAAAGACATCTGGTCGGCGCAGGGGCAGCGCAAAGGCCGCCTGGACGGAGGGcggaccgcagcagcagcagcgtgccaAGGCCGTAGCGCAGGTCGCAGTCAATGTGACGAAGGCGAAGAAAGCTGCGAATGCAGCCAAGAAGGTGCaagtcgaggaggagaagtgtGACACAATGAAACTGACCGCCAGGCCGCAGGACCTACTGAGGAAGAAGGCAACAGCGACTAAGGCGGCCAGGGCTGCAGCTAAAAGTGAGGGCTGGGCAGCAGCTGTTAGGAAAGAGTCTCTAAATAGGAAGTCTGCCAAAAAAATCTCTAAGGCGACTGTCGCAGCCAAGACTGAGGGCGCTGAACATGGTGCCACTGTATATCCACGGGTAGAGGAGCAgcctgtggcggcggcggcggcgttaGCAGAGCCGGTGTGCACCCACGAGAAAGAGGATTTCGCTGCTGAGGCTGAGTACGCGGGCCCGGAGGTGACGGATGCCGAGGAGATGGAGCCACCTGAGGAGTCCACGGAGTGTAGAGCTGAGTTGTCAAGCTGA
- a CDS encoding hypothetical protein (TriTrypDB/GeneDB-style sysID: LpmP.31.0980) — translation MPLACPNLPDLRFIFVLPILVVYCKVLLAVMRHFSQLALGDSCGVCLALRRLANKSQPTGVPEKHGSEVVSEAVPGAGATSLSSRLATNHSGNVASALSEEVAARGRADHSSHRDFMFQAEWQRTGRHADGGHRRSQPQRSRRRSTRISFTHDERGSAEAAVSRRDPRDSEELPVVHPGADLPPVPQRALVEKRAGKFSFVSDPSQRASRDFYGNEVPNNTPKPKLPMWASSLTSPALGKVRLVEESWISRDAQGVLGENVTAPFVRWLCSSVLPVDSALREQLEANVLLDLRFTTARGVYAKRAFRRGDVMLTIPLFLAAQSEAPSCAAWLTLNSETLARYSTAAQQRVGLPSYNTIKQVISARRSSFDPIPHPLFLDQVCTALLLACEKADGEASPLFPYLRLLSSAELFDDEAIKELHLGVLDPTTHMEYGDHIKRFQHYMRELHAVWWAAYESAAEQGLGAELAGAATATVRCSSVPILCMDKEGIHTTAPIDTKGRGSQGVSHTSVGCADAKVTGVGASATFIGGKPPPSLEDMLWALRVVLSRQKVLPHLRVNRAAFERVHDENDEGEELDAFGKAMMKGKYAFYQHALRAIDEDRLRVNEVDPTAIPTVVPLLDMLSHPPGGVPNVTYTVERIERTGGGTGSTLEVNTSPYQGDLARDTSVSASPSFQVVVRAIDDIEEDEELTVSYVKCYSVAYTLYRYGFLPLSRREDDVAALLHANNVDGNLRPAPASGSSPTSPSMGSVLSAVRRWWSSIVV, via the coding sequence ATGCCTCTTGCATGCCCGAACCTCCCCGACCTCCGTTTTATCTTTGTCCTCCCTATCTTAGTCGTTTACTGCAAAGTACTGCTTGCAGTCATGCGACACTTCTCTCAGTTGGCGCTGGGGGACTCGTGCGGGGTGTGTcttgcgctgcgccgtcttGCCAACAAAAGCCAACCCACCGGCGTGCCGGAAAAACACGGCAGCGAAGTTGTGAGCGAAGCCGTTCCCGGCGCCGGCGCTACCTCTCTGTCCTCTCGTCTTGCGACAAATCACAGCGGCAACGTAGCGTCTGCCCTtagcgaggaggtggcggctcgTGGGCGGGCGGACCACTCGTCGCACCGCGACTTTATGTTTCAGGCGGAGTGGCAGCGTACCGGCCGTCACGCAGACGGAGGGCATCGCCGGTCTCAGCCGCAGCGGTCTCGACGGCGCTCCACTCGCATCTCATTTACGCATGACGAGCGGGGGAGTGCGGAGGCGGCTGTGAGTAGGCGAGATCCTCGCGACTCTGAGGAGCTGCCTGTGGTGCACCCCGGAGCCGACCTCCCGCCTGTACCCCAGCGTGCGCTCGTCGAAAAGCGTGCGGGCAAGTTCTCGTTTGTCAGCGATCCGAGCCAGCGTGCTAGCCGCGACTTCTATGGCAACGAGGTGCCCAACAACACACCGAAGCCGAAGTTGCCGATGTGGGCCTCGAGCCTGACCTCACCGGCACTGGGCAAGGTGCGCCTGGTGGAGGAGTCGTGGATCTCACGGGACGCACAGGGTGTGCTTGGCGAAAATGTCACTGCTCCGTTTGTGCGTTGGCTATGCAGCAGTGTGCTGCCCGTGGACTCGGCTCTGCgagagcagctggaggcaaACGTGCTGCTGGACCTGCGCTTCACCACGGCCCGCGGTGTGTATGCGAAAAGGGCGTTCAGGCGGGGGGATGTGATGCTCACGATTCCCCTCTTCTTGGCTGCCCAGAGCGAGGCCccgagctgcgcagcgtggcTTACCCTGAACAGCGAGACGCTGGCGAGGTACTCcacggctgcgcagcagcgagtcggACTACCATCGTACAACACCATCAAGCAAGTTATCTCGGCGCGGCGGTCCTCCTTCGACCCAATTCCgcaccctctcttcctcgatCAGGTctgcacagcgctgctgcttgcgtgtgAGAAGGCAGACGGCGAGGCGAGTCCGCTCTTCCCGTATCTACGGCTGTTAAGCTCTGCAGAGCTCTTTGACGACGAGGCTATCAAGGAGTTGCATCTTGGCGTGCTGGATCCGACGACCCATATGGAGTACGGCGACCACATCAAGCGGTTTCAACATTACATGCGGGAGCTGCACGCGGTCTGGTGGGCAGCGTACGAATCAGCGGCAGAGCAAGGACTTGGCGCAGAGCTCGCCGGGGCAGCCACTGCTACTGTGCGTTGCTCATCTGTGCCGATTCTTTGCATGGACAAGGAGGGTATCCACACCACTGCCCCCATCGACACGAAGGGCAGAGGATCTCAAGGCGTCAGTCACACGAGTGTGGGATGCGCCGATGCAAAAGTGACAGGCGTTGGCGCCTCTGCCACTTTCATAGGAGGGAAGCCGCCTCCGTCGTTGGAAGACATGTTGTGGGCTCTTCGTGTCGTCTTGTCTCGCCAAaaggtgctgccgcacctccgcGTCAACCGAGCCGCCTTCGAGCGTGTGCACGACGAGAACGACGAGGGCGAGGAGCTGGACGCGTTTGGAAAGGCGATGATGAAGGGAAAATACGCCTTTTACCAACACGCTTTGCGTGCCATTGACGAGGACCGGCTACGCGTGAATGAGGTGGATCCCACAGCAATCCCCACTGTTGTGCCGCTGTTGGACATGTTGAGCCATCCGCCCGGTGGCGTACCGAATGTGACGTACACTGTGGAGCGAATAGAGAGGACGGGAGGAGGGACTGGCAGTACGTTAGAAGTGAACACAAGTCCTTATCAGGGTGACTTGGCTAGGGACACGTCCGTCAGCGCATCTCCATCCTttcaggtggtggtgcgcgccATAGACGAcatcgaggaggatgaggagctCACCGTCTCCTACGTCAAGTGCTACAGTGTAGCCTATACTCTTTACCGTTACGGCTTCTTGCCGTTGTCGCGACGTGAGGATGATGTGGCGGCGCTTCTTCACGCGAACAACGTGGATGGAAATCTTCGACCTGCGCCCGCAAGCGGATCCTCTCCAACGTCTCCCTCGATGGGCAGCGTACTGTCGGCTGTGAGGCGCTGGTGGTCTTCCATCGTTGTGTGA
- a CDS encoding biotin/lipoate protein ligase-like protein (TriTrypDB/GeneDB-style sysID: LpmP.31.0990): MPANFPPNIQFLEEVGSTMDVARTMKMTAGGQPFALVAAVQTAGRGTCGRTWTSPKGNLYMTLGVPQQGQPPCFKEELVPVLPLICGLACRRAVLEVLHLDEASAKASLAAEASKAVSTKWPNDIIYKHKKIGGSLIEADGDYFIIGIGVNVAVTPQVTDAGREATMVNAIAEEFGVKSCTPQDLAKAIWHHFFDICTSPEQTRESVIESFDKVMDKSLKLHKRLPGGRDPEELTAVSLNSWGHLRVRHADGTMEDLAAEYLF, from the coding sequence ATGCCCGCCAACTTCCCTCCCAACATACAGTTTCTCGAGGAAGTGGGCTCCACCATGGATGTGGCCCGCACCATGAAGATGACGGCTGGCGGGCAACCATTTGCCCTCGTCGCGGCTGTGCAGACAGCTGGTCGCGGCACATGCGGTCGCACCTGGACCTCGCCGAAGGGAAACCTCTACATGACCTTGGGTGTACCTCAGCAAGGCCAACCGCCATGCTTTAAGGAAGAGCTGGTGCCTGTGCTGCCGCTCATCTGCGGTCttgcgtgccgccgcgctgtgctggaggtgcttcACCTGGACGAGGCGTCGGCAAAGGCATCGCTCGCTGCGGAGGCGTCCAAGGCTGTGTCGACCAAGTGGCCGAATGACATCATCTACAAGCACAAAAAGATCGGCGGCAGCCTGATCGAAGCCGACGGGGATTACTTTATCATTGGAATTGGCGTGAACGTCGCCGTGACACCGCAGGTGACGGATGCAGGGCGAGAGGCAACGATGGTCAATGCCATTGCGGAGGAGTTCGGCGTGAAGTCGTGCACCCCGCAGGATCTCGCGAAGGCCATCTGGCACCACTTCTTCGACATCTGCACGTCGCCGGAACAGACACGCGAGTCGGTGATTGAGAGCTTCGACAAGGTGATGGACAAGTCGTTGAAGCTGCACAAGCGACTGCCGGGTGGCCGCGATCCGGAGGAACTGACGGCTGTTTCGCTGAACAGCTGGGGTCATTTGAGGGTGCGCCACGCCGACGGCACCATGGAGGACTTGGCTGCGGAGTACCTCTTCTGA